The nucleotide window TCGACGGGGAATCATGCCTTGGGTAGATTTAATTAGTCTCAAAAATTCTAATGTTACTGTTAATAGTTATCCTCGTTTCTGGAAGTTTATTTTAGGAGGTCTGGCTTTTGTTATAGGAGTGTTGATCTTGACCTAATTTCTAGCTATGATTATTTATTTTGGGGTGCGTTGGGAACGCACCCTACAAGTTATTTTTACGGCTTGAATATCTTCTGGCTCTAAATCTTCATAATCAGCTAAAATTTCTTCGTTGGTCATGCCAGAACTGAGGAGTTCTAAAATAAATTCAACAGGATACCTTAAGCCTCGAATACAGGGTTTTCCATGACAAATATCACGATTATGAGTAATAGGTTTTAGAAGTTGATGATTTATAATTTTTTACATAATAAGATCTAGTTTGATGGGGTGCGTTGGGAACGCACCCTACAGGTTATTTTTCAGGTTTTGGGGGTTCGGGTTCGGGTTCTTTCCATTCTGCTAAGTCCCGTTCTATTGCATATTGAAACTCTTTAGGAATTAAGACAATTTCTGTCTCTTTCGCGGTTGGTGATGGGGGATCAATTTGAGCATATAAATAAAGGTTTTCTAAATCAGGATTCCCTAAAATAAGTTTATGGGTTTTTTGATTGGCTAATTGAACTGTAATTGTCGCAACTGAGGGATCTAACCCGTAGTCTTTTAATTGTTTAATCGGGACAGTGATAGAGCGATCGCGTTGTCTTTCGACTAACAAATTTAACAAAAAAGAGACAGCCGCATCACTGGCGGTTATGTCTTCCGGTTGTTTCATTTGCCAAGGTTTATTTTTATCGTTTGTCTTTTCAAATTTTAGGGTTTTTCCTTTGGTGTCAATGGTTAAGGTTTTAATCTCATCTTCCCTAAAAGTAAAAATTTTATTTTCGTTAGCTTGGACTTCTTCTTGATGGGGTTTGCCAATAGTTTCATACAGGTAAACTCCCCCACCTAAAAGAATAGCAACTGTCAATAAAACCCAAGTTGTTGTTTGTATTTTCATTGGTTTATTGGTCTATCATTAGCTATGAATTATCAATGGATAATTGATAATTGATAATTAATTAACTCTTTTTTCAAAAAGAAAAATAAACAAAAATTTTCCTTTGTTTCAATCCTCTTCATTAATGAAGAGAAAATTATCAATTATCCATTGTCAATTATCAATTATTGAATTACCGTCTTCGCCACCAAGTAATCCCGGCAAGAAGGAAACCAAGCAAGGGAAATACGACAATAGATAACCAAAAAATTGAACTCGCTTGCACTTTAGAAAGCACTATGCGGCGGTTTTCAGGTTCTCTAGGACGAATGGATAAAGGTTGTTCGTCTCCACTCGCTAACCATTGAACAGAATTGAGAAAAACATCTCCATTTAATTGTTGCTCAAATGCCCCATTAGTAGCAAAGACTGAGTTACCAATGACTACCATTCTCGCCTCGATTTCTTTTTCGGGTTGAGACTCTTTGGGGGGTGTGGGAGTTGGAGTTGGAGAGGGTTTAACTTCTGTTTCTTGTTTCTGCTGGGGAGATGCTTTAGGTGTAGGAGAAGGGGAGACAGTGGGAGAAGGTTTAGGGGTGGGAGTTGGACTAGACGCAGGAGAGGGGTTAACTTGTTTTTGTTGTTCTTTTTGCGGTTCGCGATTTACAGAAGGGGAAGGGGTGGGAGAATTAGGAGAGGTGGGATCTAAAATTTCTTGTTCTGGATCAATAAGATTAGAGGGAGGAGAGGAAGCAGGGGCGGGAGTTTGAGGAATTTGGAGATCCGGAATGGGGGTTGGTTCGGTTTGTTTTTGAGTTTGTTTGGTTTGTTGTTTTTCCTCAGCAGAAGGGGAGGGTTTAATTTCTATGGGGGATTTTTCTTGAACCGAAATAGGGGAAGGAGAGGGTTTAACCTCGGTGGTGGGTTGTTTTTCTGGGGAAGTGGGGGAAGGGGAGGGTTTAACCTCGGTGGTGGGTTGTTTTTCTGGGGAAGTTGGTGAAGGGGAAGGTTTTGGGGTGTCGGTTTTGGGTGTTGTGGCGGCAGGGGTAAAAGCGCGAGTGAGAGCAACTCCTATCTCAAAAGGCCCTGAAATATCTTGAGTTTCATCAAAAGCAATTTGATCGGAAGTTAAATCGCTTTCGGCCCACATTTGCTCATTGGCCAGTAATAAGGCGGTTGCTTCTACTCCTTTTTTCTCAAGCGTATCAATAGGCCGCGCTAGAGGGTAAAACGACATTTCATTTTGAAAGTCTTTGGTAATCGGATGATTCCCGTAATTAGTAATTAAAGGAGTCGCAGGCCCTAACCCGACTAATTGTCCTGCACCCGAACCATCAATAACAATCCGTTCATCAAGTTTAACTCCCCATTGTTCGAGTAAAGGGGTTAACCCGGCGTTGACGGTAGGATCGAGGAGAATAAATAAACTGCCTCCTTGGGCGGCATAATTTTTTAAGGTTTCTACTTCTTGTGGAAATAAGTCTTGTTTAGGCCCGGCAATCACAATAACATCCGCATCTTTAGGAATTTCAGACCGTTGAACTAAGTTTAGGGGTTCGACTTTATATCCTTTGTCTCTTAAACTAGCGACTGCTTCAGATAGACCCCCTTCTACTGAGTCTAAAGGGTGTTCCCCATGACCTTGAAGAAAATAGACGGTTAAAGTGCGATCGCGTAAGATTTTTTCGATACTATTGGTTAATTTTATTTCTGAAAGGAGTTCTTTATTACCAAAGGCGATCAAGGTTTGAACTAACTGTTTTTTATCCCGATATTGAAGATAAACATCTCCTAAAGATTTCGCTCCGACTTGTCTAACCAGTCCAGGATTTTGATCGGGGTTAACATATTCATACTCAAAGTTACTATTGTAACGGCGATAGTTTTCTAATAATTCTTTATCGAGGGAGCTTGGAGCATTATCAAATAACCACAATTTTACCGGTTCTTTTAGACTTTTAACAATTTCTTGGGATTGGGGAGAGAGGGTATAAATTTTGTTTTCGGTTAAGTCTATTTTGGTAGAATAACGAACGGCTAAAAAGTTTATGATGCCTAAAATCGCTATAACCGATAAGGTAGAAATAGCTGCATTAGTTCCCACTTGAGTTGAACGTTTTCCCCAAAATCCTTGGGCGGAAATTAAGAGAAATCCTAACCAGATGATCAGGATAACTCCCCCTGCAACCAGTAAACCTGTGCCCAGAGTTAATAAATTTGCATCGCTTAATCTGATGGTTATACCGGCAGCGATTAAGGTTAATCCAGGAATAAATAGATATTTTAAAAGTTTTTTGAGTTTCATAAGCTCTAAGAACGTTGAAATCGTAACGCTTCTATAGATTGGGCGGTTAGAAAAATTCCGAGAATAATATAGCTGACGAATAACACTAAACTACTGGTATTAAATATCCCTCTCACTAAATCATTATAGTTATCAAATAAGGAAAGATGGGATAAAATTTCTCCCAATACTCCTCCAACTCTTTCTCCTAATCCATCTATGACCCAGAGAAAAACAACTAAGATAAACGTTAAAATATAGGATAAAATCGCACTATCAGTTAAGGAAGAAATAAACATTCCCAAAGATAAAATAGCTGCTGCCAATAAAATTAATCCTCCATGACCCATTAAAATAACCGGCAATTGAACGGGGGGACTCGCTGCACTCAAGGCGATAATTTCATAAATAATTAGAGGCACTAATAAGACTGTAAAAAAGGTAATCACCCCTAAAAGTTTACCGACAGCTACCCCCCAATTAGTAACCGGAGAAGTGGCTAAAAGTTCTAAAGTCCCTCGTTTGCGTTCTTCTGCATAGAGTCCCATAGACAGAGCGGGTAATAACACTAAAAATAGAGAAGCAATCACTCCTAAAAAAGCATTAAAAAATTCATAAGCAATATCAACTGGACTGGTTATTCCTTGTTGTTCGGCACTAGCGACACTTTGAATAATATTATCCAAAATCCAGCCAAAAAATACCCCTGAAATTAACCAAAAAAACGCAGCTATAATATAAAAAAATGGGGATAAAAAATAGCTTTGTAATTCCTTGCGAAAAATAGCAATAATATTAGCCAGAATCATTTTATTCATCCTCCATGACCGACTCTTCCGTTGTAATCAGGCCAATAAAGACATCTTCTAGTGTAGGACGGATGCGGCGCATTTCGTATAATCCTAATCCTTGAGTGACAATTAATTTAGCGATGTCTCCCCCTAATTCTAAGTCTGAATCACTCGTAATCTGAAGCAGATGGCGATCGCTATCGGGAGCATGGGGATTAACTTCTATCTTCAAAATTCCGGGAATCTCTTGTAATTGAGGTTGAATCGCGGTAATATCGCCGATTACATCGATTTGATACCCTGCACTACTGACAAATTGGGACATGAGGTTGTCTGGGGTGTCAGTAGCAATCACTTTACCTTGATTGATAATAATGACGCGATCGCAAGTCATACTCACTTCAGGCAAAATATGAGTCGATAGGATAACCGTATGTTCTCCGGCGAGACTCTTGATTAAATCCCGAACTTCTGTGATTTGTTTGGGATCTAGTCCGACAGTGGGTTCATCTAAAATAATCACTGGGGGGTTATGAACGAGAGCGTGAGCAATTCCTACCCGTTGTTTATATCCTTTGGATAGTTTGCGGATTAAGACTTTTCGCTTTTCCTTTAATTGACATCGTTCAATGGCCCAATTGACTCGTGCTTTGCGATCACTTCTAGAAACCCCTTTAATCCGAGCGACAAAGGTTAAAAAGCCTTCTACCGTCATATCGGGATACAGGGGGGGATTTTCGGGGAGATATCCGATGCGTTGTCTGACTTCTAGGGACTTTTCATGAACATCATACCCTGCAATCCGTGCTGTGCCGGTGGTAGCCGGGATATATCCCGATAAAATTCGCATGGTAGTCGTTTTTCCTGCGCCATTGGGGCCGAGAAACCCGACGATTTCCCCGGCTTCAACGGAGAAATCCACATCTTGTATTGCTGCTGTTGAGCCGTAGATTTTGCTTAGGTGTTCGACTTCTATCATTGTCAACGCTAGAGATAGCGATAAGCTGATGGTTTATCTATTATGACTTAGACTGTCAAGCCTGGGAATTTGTTACCCAGAAGTTTCAATGCCTTTAAACTTGTTCAAACCCTGAAAAAATAGATAAGCTAAGACCCATTTAAAGCCGTTATTTTCCAATACAATAAGCGGTCTTTTTCCTTTTCCCTGTTCTCTATTTCCTAGTTTGAACAATTAATTTAGATGCTTAACAGCTTAGATAAGGACTTAGATAGATATTCCATTTTCTTTCAGTAAATTGATAAACTGAGCTTCAGAAAGGTTAGTGGCTTTAATCTTTTGAGCTTTTTTTAATTTACTTCCCGGTGCTTTACCGACTACGATGTAATCAGTTTTTGAATTAGGGGTATTGATGACTTGTCCTCCGGCTTCTTGAATGATAGATTTAATTTGCTCTCGACTAAGTTTAGCTATACTCCCAAGAATGACAAATTTTTTCCCTTGAATAGGATGATCTGATTTTGTGTCTTTTTCAGGTTCAGCAATGTCTTGATCTAAATTTTCAGACTTAGATTCTTCTTGAGTATCAGACTTTAATTCCTCTTCAGTTGCTTCGGTTTTAGAGTCTTGGTTTTGAGGTTGGGGTTGCTTAAGTTGTTGCTGTAACTCTTCTTTTTCTTGGGTTAATTGTTGGAGTTGAGTTTGTAGAGAAGAAAGTTGCTGCTGTAAGTCCTCTTTTTCTTGGGTTAATTGTTGGTTTTCTGGTTGAGGTTGCTTAAGTTGTTGCTGTAACTCTTCGTTTTCTTGAGTGACTTGTTGGAGTTGAGTTTGCAGCGAAGAAAGTTGCTGCTGTAAGTCCTCTTTTTCTTGGGTTAATTGCTGGTTTTCTGGTTGAGGTTGGTTAACTTGTTGCTGTAACTCTTCTTTTTCTTGGGTTAATTGTTGGATTTGAGTTTGAGATGAAGAAAGTTGTTCCTGTAAGTTTTCTTTCTCTTGAGTTATTTGTTGGTTTTGAGATTCAAATCCTTTGACTTGTTGCTGTAAGTCTTCTTTCTCTTGAGTTAATTGTTGGGTTTGGGTTTCAACCTCTTTGACTTGTTGCTGTAAGTCTTCTTTTTCTTGGGTTAATTGTTGAATTTGAGTTTGAGATGAAGAAAGTTGTTCCTGTAAGCTTTCTTTTTCTTGAGTTAATTGTTGGGTTTGGGTTTCAACCTCTTTGACTTGTTGCTGTAAGTCTTCTTTTTCTTGGGTTAATTGTTGAATTTGAGTTTGAGATGAAGAAATTTGCTTGTGTAAGTCTTCTTTCTCTTGAGTTAATTGTTGGGTTTGGGTTTCAACCTCTTTGACTTGTTGCTGTAAGTCTTCTTTTTCTTGGGTTAATTGTTGAATTTGAGTTTGAGATGAAGAAAGTTGTTCCTGTAAGCTTTCTTTTTCTTGAGTTAATTGTTGAGTTTGGATTTCAACCTCTTTGACTTGTTGCTGTAAGTCTTCTTTTTCTTGGGTTAATTGTTGAATTTGAGTTTGAGATGAAGAAAGTTGTTCCTGTAAGCTTTCTTTTTCTTGAGTTAATTGTTGAGTTTGGATTTCAACCTCTTTGACTTGTTGCTGTAAGTCTTCTTTTTCTTGGGTTAATTGTTGAATTTGAGTTTGAGATGAAGAAAGTTTTTCCTGTAATTCCTCTTTCTCTTGAGTTATTTGTTGGTTTTGAGATTCAAACCCTTTGACTTGTTGCTGTAAGTCTTCTTTCTCTTGAGTTAATTGTTGAGTTTGAGATTCAAACCCTTTGACTTGTTGCTGTAAGTCTTCTTTCTCTTGAGTTAATTGTTGAGTTTGAGATTCAAACCCTTTGACTTGTTGCTGTAATTCCTCTTTCTCTTGAGTTAATTGTTGAGTTTGAGATTCAAACCCTTTGACTTGTTGCTGTAAGTCTTCTTTCTCTTGAGTTAATTGTTGAGTTTGGGTTTCAAACCCTTTGACTTGTTGCTCTAGGTCTTCTTTGTCTTGGTTTAATTGTTGAATTTGAGTTTGAGATGAAGAAATTTGCTTCTGTAAGCTTTCTTTCTGTTGAGTTAATTGTTGAGTTTGAGATTCAAACCCTTTAACTTGTTGTTGTAAATCTTCTTTCTGTTGAGTTAATTGTTGAGTTTGGGTTTCAAAACCTTTGACTTGTTGCTGTAAGCTTTCTTTCTGTTGAGTTAATTGTTGAGTTTGAGATTCAAACCCTTTGACTTGTTGCTGTAAGCTTTCTTTCTGTTGAGTTAATTGTTGAGTTTGACTCTGCAAAGAAGAAATCTGTGCTTTTTCCCGTTGTAAATCTTGTGAAAGAGCGTTTTTTGCTTGTTCTACTTGGGTGGCGGTTTGCTGTGCTTGTTGTAAACTCGCCATTAACTGCTCTATTTTAGCTTGAAGTTCCCCCTTTTCCTCTGTTAAAGATTGATTAGTTGCTTTAGACTGGGATAACTCTTGTTGTAAAGAATCCTTATCTTTCTCTAATTTTTGCTGTAAGGTCAGCATTTCTTGTTGTAACTGGCTTTTATTCCGGCGAAGTTTTAAATAGCTATATATTACTCCTATAACACTAATCAAACTAACAATTTCATAAATTTGCTCTTGCGTCATTTCACTTCTCCTTTTAGGCTGATCGCTGGTAAAGTTATTTGTAGAGATTAGTCATAAGTGGCATCGACTGAAGACAACTTACTGATTTTTTTAGTTATATCAGACTAAAACCCCCAAAATTTGCCGATAGTATCAAATCTTAATAGTCAAATCTCACCGATTCATCATTAGACATTTGAGGTATTTTCACTTTATTCGTATTTTTATTTTATCTGGCAAAAGATTGATGACAACTTTGATTAGATCATCTAACCCAATCGGAACTGACATCAATTCACAATTAAAGCTTTATTTGGCTTATTTTTGCTCAACAATGCCGCTCCCAAAAACC belongs to Gloeothece citriformis PCC 7424 and includes:
- a CDS encoding ABC transporter ATP-binding protein, with the translated sequence MIEVEHLSKIYGSTAAIQDVDFSVEAGEIVGFLGPNGAGKTTTMRILSGYIPATTGTARIAGYDVHEKSLEVRQRIGYLPENPPLYPDMTVEGFLTFVARIKGVSRSDRKARVNWAIERCQLKEKRKVLIRKLSKGYKQRVGIAHALVHNPPVIILDEPTVGLDPKQITEVRDLIKSLAGEHTVILSTHILPEVSMTCDRVIIINQGKVIATDTPDNLMSQFVSSAGYQIDVIGDITAIQPQLQEIPGILKIEVNPHAPDSDRHLLQITSDSDLELGGDIAKLIVTQGLGLYEMRRIRPTLEDVFIGLITTEESVMEDE
- a CDS encoding DUF433 domain-containing protein, coding for MNHQLLKPITHNRDICHGKPCIRGLRYPVEFILELLSSGMTNEEILADYEDLEPEDIQAVKITCRVRSQRTPK
- a CDS encoding DUF4340 domain-containing protein encodes the protein MKIQTTTWVLLTVAILLGGGVYLYETIGKPHQEEVQANENKIFTFREDEIKTLTIDTKGKTLKFEKTNDKNKPWQMKQPEDITASDAAVSFLLNLLVERQRDRSITVPIKQLKDYGLDPSVATITVQLANQKTHKLILGNPDLENLYLYAQIDPPSPTAKETEIVLIPKEFQYAIERDLAEWKEPEPEPPKPEK
- a CDS encoding ABC transporter permease, coding for MILANIIAIFRKELQSYFLSPFFYIIAAFFWLISGVFFGWILDNIIQSVASAEQQGITSPVDIAYEFFNAFLGVIASLFLVLLPALSMGLYAEERKRGTLELLATSPVTNWGVAVGKLLGVITFFTVLLVPLIIYEIIALSAASPPVQLPVILMGHGGLILLAAAILSLGMFISSLTDSAILSYILTFILVVFLWVIDGLGERVGGVLGEILSHLSLFDNYNDLVRGIFNTSSLVLFVSYIILGIFLTAQSIEALRFQRS
- a CDS encoding BRCT domain-containing protein, which encodes MTQEQIYEIVSLISVIGVIYSYLKLRRNKSQLQQEMLTLQQKLEKDKDSLQQELSQSKATNQSLTEEKGELQAKIEQLMASLQQAQQTATQVEQAKNALSQDLQREKAQISSLQSQTQQLTQQKESLQQQVKGFESQTQQLTQQKESLQQQVKGFETQTQQLTQQKEDLQQQVKGFESQTQQLTQQKESLQKQISSSQTQIQQLNQDKEDLEQQVKGFETQTQQLTQEKEDLQQQVKGFESQTQQLTQEKEELQQQVKGFESQTQQLTQEKEDLQQQVKGFESQTQQLTQEKEDLQQQVKGFESQNQQITQEKEELQEKLSSSQTQIQQLTQEKEDLQQQVKEVEIQTQQLTQEKESLQEQLSSSQTQIQQLTQEKEDLQQQVKEVEIQTQQLTQEKESLQEQLSSSQTQIQQLTQEKEDLQQQVKEVETQTQQLTQEKEDLHKQISSSQTQIQQLTQEKEDLQQQVKEVETQTQQLTQEKESLQEQLSSSQTQIQQLTQEKEDLQQQVKEVETQTQQLTQEKEDLQQQVKGFESQNQQITQEKENLQEQLSSSQTQIQQLTQEKEELQQQVNQPQPENQQLTQEKEDLQQQLSSLQTQLQQVTQENEELQQQLKQPQPENQQLTQEKEDLQQQLSSLQTQLQQLTQEKEELQQQLKQPQPQNQDSKTEATEEELKSDTQEESKSENLDQDIAEPEKDTKSDHPIQGKKFVILGSIAKLSREQIKSIIQEAGGQVINTPNSKTDYIVVGKAPGSKLKKAQKIKATNLSEAQFINLLKENGISI
- a CDS encoding GldG family protein, with the translated sequence MKLKKLLKYLFIPGLTLIAAGITIRLSDANLLTLGTGLLVAGGVILIIWLGFLLISAQGFWGKRSTQVGTNAAISTLSVIAILGIINFLAVRYSTKIDLTENKIYTLSPQSQEIVKSLKEPVKLWLFDNAPSSLDKELLENYRRYNSNFEYEYVNPDQNPGLVRQVGAKSLGDVYLQYRDKKQLVQTLIAFGNKELLSEIKLTNSIEKILRDRTLTVYFLQGHGEHPLDSVEGGLSEAVASLRDKGYKVEPLNLVQRSEIPKDADVIVIAGPKQDLFPQEVETLKNYAAQGGSLFILLDPTVNAGLTPLLEQWGVKLDERIVIDGSGAGQLVGLGPATPLITNYGNHPITKDFQNEMSFYPLARPIDTLEKKGVEATALLLANEQMWAESDLTSDQIAFDETQDISGPFEIGVALTRAFTPAATTPKTDTPKPSPSPTSPEKQPTTEVKPSPSPTSPEKQPTTEVKPSPSPISVQEKSPIEIKPSPSAEEKQQTKQTQKQTEPTPIPDLQIPQTPAPASSPPSNLIDPEQEILDPTSPNSPTPSPSVNREPQKEQQKQVNPSPASSPTPTPKPSPTVSPSPTPKASPQQKQETEVKPSPTPTPTPPKESQPEKEIEARMVVIGNSVFATNGAFEQQLNGDVFLNSVQWLASGDEQPLSIRPREPENRRIVLSKVQASSIFWLSIVVFPLLGFLLAGITWWRRR